One Primulina huaijiensis isolate GDHJ02 chromosome 5, ASM1229523v2, whole genome shotgun sequence DNA segment encodes these proteins:
- the LOC140976927 gene encoding beta-hexosaminidase 3-like: MERKWLQIVFVWFLVYFLVKSALIAADINRLNIWPMPKSVSYGHRLLYFSNNFELKTEGTKYADASGILKDAFTRTVDTIKLDHVIEANVSHYDPSLVLKGIHVVIFSSSDVLQHGIDESYKLNIPTKGNSLYARIEAQTVYGALHGLQTFSQVCYFNLTSRGIVVHQVPWNIIDEPRFSYRGLLIDTSRHYLTLPTIKKVIDSMTYAKLNVLHWHIVDSQSFPLEIPSYPKLWQGAYSISERYTIDDAAEIVSYAQRRGINLLAEIDVPGHALSWGVGYPAMWPSSDCKEPLDVSNEFTFKLIDGILSDFSKIFKYRFVHLGGDEVDTSCWLLTPHVRNWLKKNNLNSSEAYQYFVLRAQKIALSHGYEIINWEETFNNFGSKLSRKTVVHNWLGSGVAQRVVETGLRCIVSNQDKWYLDHLDALWPGFYMNEPLTNITDPKQQALVLGGEVCMWGEHIDGSDIEQTIWPRAAAAAERLWTPYDKIAKDPKQVVGRLAHFRCLLNQRGVAAAPLAGPGRVAPEEPGSCYKQ; the protein is encoded by the exons ATGGAGAGAAAGTGGCTACAGATTGTATTTGTTTGGTTTTTGGtatattttcttgtaaaatcgGCCCTGATTGCTGCTGATATCAACCGACTGAACATATGGCCAATGCCGAAATCGGTGAGCTATGGACATCGGCTTCTCTATTTCAGCAACAATTTCGAGCTGAAGACCGAAGGGACAAAGTATGCTGATGCTTCTGGGATTCTCAAGGATGCATTCACAAGGACAGTTGATACTATAAAATTAGATCATGTCATTGAAGCCAATGTTTCCCATTATGATCCCTCTTTGGTGCTGAAAGGGATTCATGTGGTTATCTTTTCGTCTTCTGACGTG TTACAACATGGTATTGATGAGTCATACAAGCTAAATATCCCAACGAAGGGAAATTCACTTTATGCACGAATTGAG GCACAAACCGTGTATGGAGCATTGCATGGTCTTCAG ACATTTAGCCAAGTCTGCTATTTTAACTTGACGTCTAGAGGAATCGTAGTCCATCAGGTTCCATGGAACATCATTGATGAGCCAAGGTTCTCATATCGAGGACTTTTGATCG ATACATCCAGGCATTATCTGACGCTACCAACTATAAAGAAGGTTATTGATTCCATGACTTACGCCAAGTTG AATGTGCTACATTGGCACATTGTAGATTCACAATCTTTTCCTCTCGAGATACCTTCCTATCCAAAGCTGTGGCAAGGCGCGTATTCCATCTCAGAAAGGTATACAATTGATGATGCAGCAGAGATTGTAAG TTATGCTCAAAGACGAGGAATTAATTTATTGGCTGAAATAGACGTTCCAGGACACGCTCTCTCCTG GGGGGTTGGCTATCCTGCTATGTGGCCATCATCGGATTGTAAAGAGCCCCTTGATGTGAGCAATGAGTTTACCTTCAAGTTGATAGATGGGATTCTTTCAg ATTTCAGTAAGATCTTCAAGTATAGATTTGTTCATCTGGGAGGTGACGAAGTGGATACCA GTTGCTGGCTGCTAACTCCTCATGTGAGAAATTG GTTAAAGAAAAACAATCTAAACAGTTCCGAGGCGTATCAGTATTTCGTGCTGAGAGCACAGAAGATAGCTTTATCTCATGGATACGAAATCATAAACTG GGAGGAGACGTTCAACAACTTCGGCAGTAAACTAAGCCGGAAAACAGTTGTTCATAATTG GCTAGGGAGTGGTGTTGCTCAAAGGGTGGTTGAAACTGGTTTGCGATGTATCGTGAGTAATCAAGACAAGTGGTATCTAGATCATTTGGATGCCCTCTGGCCTGGTTTCTACATGAACGAGCCACTGACGAATATCACAGATCCGAAGCAACAAGCTTTGGTTCTTGGAGGGGAGGTGTGTATGTGGGGGGAACATATTGATGGATCCGACATCGAGCAAACCATATGGCCGcgcgctgctgctgctgcag AGAGGCTATGGACACCTTACGACAAGATAGCCAAGGATCCGAAGCAAGTGGTGGGTCGGTTGGCGCATTTCAGGTGTCTCTTGAACCAGAGGGGAGTGGCTGCAGCTCCGTTGGCTGGTCCGGGTAGGGTGGCACCAGAAGAACCCGGTTCCTGTTATAAGCAATGA